In Chlorobiota bacterium, the sequence CTAACCGACCGCCGCGCCGAAGGGAAGGTCCGGCTGGCGGTGCCGAAAATTGGCGACAAGCAGAAGCTGGTGGCAATGGCCCAGACGAACGCAAAGTTCCTGCTGGATGAGCTGAAGTTGCAGCGAATGAAACGGAGCGACATGGTCCCGCGCCCCGTGCAAAGCCTGCAGCGCGACTTGGGCCTGAAGAAACCGCCGCGCCGGATTGAGTGCTTCGACAACTCCAATATCCAGGGGACCGACCCGGTTTCCTCCATGGTCTGCTTTGTGGACGGCCAGCCGCGCCGAAGCGAGTACCGGAAGTTCAACGTGAAAACCGTTGTTGGCCCGAACGATTTCGAGACGATGCGCGAGGTTGTTGGCCGCCGCTACCGCCGCGTGCTGAACGAAGGCCTTGCGCTTCCGGACCTGATTGTGATTGACGGCGGGAAAGGGCAGGTGGGGGCGGCAATGGAGGTGCTTCAGCAGCTGAACCTTGAGCATATCCCCCTGATTGGATTGGCCAAACGATTGGAGGAAGTGGTGGTCCCGGGCCAGCGCGACACGTTGCTGTTGCCCCGTTCCTCCAGCAGCCTTCGGCTTCTGCAGCAAATCCGCGACGAGGCTCACCGCTTTGCCATCACCTTCCACCGGACGCTTCGGAACCGGCGCACCTTGCAGACCGAGCTAACGAACGTCCCAGGAATCGGCACGAAAACGGCGCAAAAAATTTTTGAGACGTTCGGCTCCGTTCGCGGGGTCATTGCGGCCTCGTTGCAGGAATTGCAGCAGGTGCTGGGCCCCAAAACGGGGCAAGCCTTGCACGAGTACTTCCAGGCCAAAGCCGCCGCGCTCTCCGCCGCCGCCGCCGAAGAAGGCCCCGCAACCGACGAGCAAGAAGACGACATCCAACTGATGAGCGACGACGGCCAATTGGAGGGGGATGAAGAAATGGAGCGCGATGAAGAACGCAACGGAGATGCGGAGGAAGAGCCGGAAGAGTTCGCCGGGGAAGGGGAATTGGAGTAGCTGACGGAGAAGGGAGCAAGTGAAGGTAGCCGTCCCAATTGAATCGGGGCGGTGTGATCTTCGTTCTTCGTGCGTTGGCCCCGTGCGTTGCTCCCCCTCTTGGGAGGGGGTTGGGGGGTGGGTTGGGGACACACGCGAAACAGCGTCCCTTTCCGAATCTCAGGACCAGAGCCTTCCGCGGTCAGCGCGAACCGCCGCCCGTTCGGTGGTTCCCCCGAACCCACCCCGCCCTGTCGGGCACCCCTCCGTGGGAGGGGAATGCTTCGGGGGGGGGCGGAGGTAGGATGGCGCGGCACAGATCAGCAACATGATAGCGAATCAACACATCAAAAACTCAACAACAGACCGAACCATTTCCACATGAGCAGTTTTCAGATTGGCGACATCTTCCTGTTCCCCCTTCGCGACCGGATGTACGGCGTTGGGAAATTCGTGATGGAGCATAACCTTGCGTTGCAGCACAGCTACATGATTGCCGTCTATGACCGGGTGATCGAGCTGGACCCGGCAGTTCTGAACGACCTGTATGCCCCCTTGCCCGACATCAGCCACGAGCTGAACGGCATTGAGCAAGAAGAAGCATTGGTCAACACCGTGATGCTGACCGCAATCGGCATCCGCGCCACCGAGGTCCACGTGGTTGCCCATGCCGACATCCACGAAAGCGACCGCGACGGATACCTGACCTGGCTCTACGTCAAAAAATATGAGGCCCTGCAGAAAGGCTTGATTAAAGAAGAAGAGGAGGCCGCAGCCGAGGAAGAAACAACCGAGGAGGAAGGGGAGGAGATGGAGCAAGCAGAGATGGAGCAACCGGAAATGGAAGGAACCGAAGGGGAAGAAGATGCTGGGCCAGAGCCTGAATCGAGCAATGCAAACATTGTGGAGGACCAGCGCCAAACCGCCGCTGCGGCAACCATCCCGGCCCCGGCCGAGCCGAAAAAACCGTTGACGATGGTCCCGATTCTTTCACCCACCGGCGAGGTTCTTCGCGAGGTTCGGATCCGGTTGTGGCATCTGCATGTTTTTGAGGTAAGCGTGGGGGAGGCGTTGTTCGGGATGTACAAAAATTTCATGATGCCGGAGCTTGCCAGCACACGGATTGGGGCCTACATCATTGCCCACTACGACCACCGCAACGTTGGCCGCGTTCGCCAGCTTGCCGACGCACTTGTTGAAGGGGATTTCGGCGCGGGGCACGAACTGATTGAGTTCGGCGACACCGCCGCCCAGGTGCTGGCATTGAAACTGAAAGAACCGCTGGAGCCGGAGGTGATGGGGGATGTACTACAGATTCTGGGCGACATCGGGGTGGACCGCGGCTACGACCTGATTGCGGCGTTTGTAGCAGAGCATGGCATGGACGAATCGGGCCGATACTACGCCCAAGCGTGGCGCGGGTACTGCAACGCCGTGGTGAACACCGGCGGCGATTCCGCACCGTTGCAGCCATACCTTCCCCAGCTGAAAACCATCACCCACCCGGAACTCCGCAGCGATATCCGAATCGCCCTGGAGTCAGTAACCAACAAAGCGGTGGAAGGGGCGGTGGATGGGTGAGCTTGGCGGCGGAAGCATGAAAAAATGGAGGGAGTAGAGATTGTCTCTGCTCCCTCCATTTTTTTGGATTTGCCTCTCGCGTGCTATCCCCGCCGCGAGACCTGTGTTGCCGAGGCCTGCGCGGTGGGGAACAGAAGCATCTCGGCAACGGCAACGTGGGCCGGACGAGTGGCGCAGTACACGACGGCATCGGCGACATCATCGGGGGTGAGGGGCGTTAGGCCATGATAGACGGCTGCGGCACGCTCCTGATCCCCATGGAATCGGACAACGGAGAATTCCGTTTCCACCAGCCCCGGGTCCACCGTCGTGACGCGGACTCCGGTCCCGAGCAAATCCAGCCGCATCCCGGCGGTGATGGCCGCCACCGCGTGCTTGGTGGCGCAATAGACATTCCCTTTTGGATAGACCTCGTGCCCGGCCACCGACCCAATATTGATGACGTGGCCCTTCCCCCGCAGGATCATCCCGGGCAGCACCGCTCGGCTGACGTAGAGCAGGCCTTTCACGTTGGTGTCAATCATCTCCTCCCAATCGTGCAAACTCCCTTCCTGGATGGTGTCCAGCCCGCGGCTTAGGCCAGCGTTGTTTACCAGCAGATCAATTGCTTGCCATTCTTCTGGGAGCGTATCCACCGCTTGTTGGACGGCGGGTTGGTTGCGAACATCCAGCCGCAGCGGAAGCACATCGGTTCCGGCATCGCGAAGCTGGGCGGCAAGTTCCTGAAGGCGTTCTTCGCGGCGTGCGGCAACAATCAGCCGCGCGCCGTGCTTGGCCAACTGCTGGGCGCAGGCCAATCCAATCCCCGAGGTTGCCCCGGTGATGAAGGCAATGCTTCCTGATAATGAGGTCATTCCGTTATCCTTTTTCTTCGATACTGTGTTGTGGGTGTGGAAACTACGCCAATTTTGCCGGAGCCGGATGCGGGGAAAACCTTGTCACATCCTGATGATCGGGCTATCTTTTCCGGCGCGTTGCGCAAACCCACTCAAGTTGATAACTCCCAAATCGAACCATGAAACGTTCTCTCTACTTCCTTGCCATCCTGATCGCCATGATCGTTTGGCCTTCGTCTTCTGGGAAGGCGCAGGTGAAGGATTCCGTCTATGTAATTGAGCAGTTGGGGCTGAATCCTTACGAGTGCTGCTACGGGTTCATCCTGCAAAGCCGCCAGCCCAAAGGGACCAAGATTGATGAGTTCCGCGTGCGGATTATTGAAGGGGATGGCAAGTTCCTTACCGGCCAGTCCAGTTCCCCGTTTCGGTGGCTGGTGTTCCAGGATTACGACAGCGTGCGCTGGCTGACCAGCACCGCTTCGGCCGAGCTTGACAGCGGCCAGATTGCGCAAGGCTTCAACGTCTGCGCCCGCAACGTTGGCGTGTTGGTGATGGTGTGGGAGACGCGCTATCTGGAGGAGGTCCGCAGCCGCGACACCATCCGCGTTGTTTGCACGGGGCGCACCGGTTGCGACGAACCGTTCTTCCGCCCAATCCCCAGCGGATCCATTTGCGCGTTTGATGTTGACCTTATTGCTGGCAACCCAGAGCAGCGTGTCGTCAACGATTTCCATGTTCGGGTTGCAAGCGGCGGGGTGGCATTCAACACCGCGGCGATTGCTTCGCAGGGGCGGCAGCCTGCCGGGTGGACGCGCTTCAAAACCAAAGCGGACACGCTTAGCTGGCGAACCATCAACAACGGCTTGACGCAGCCGCAGTTCGCCGAAGGGTTCCGATTCTTCTTGGATGTACAGCCCGATTCCGCAATCATCATTGAATGGTGGACAACGAACTTCGGCGAAGTTCTTTGCCGTGGGTTCGACACCTTAGTCTGCGGGCTGCAGGCGCCCGACAGCATCCAGTTCAGCCGCGTTCCGGTCAATGGAGATAGCTGTTGCTTGGACCTGCAGATGCGGAACACCCACAAACCAAAGTCGAAGTTGAATGGCTTTGCTGTGAAGATCACCACTCCCAAAGCACGCTTTAGCGGAAGCCCAATTCCCCCAGCCGGGTGGTCAACCGCCGGGGCCAATGCCGCCGGGGACTCCATCTATTTTTCCACGGCGAACGGGCTGGCTCCCAATCTTGCAGCCTTGTTCAGGGGGGTCTGCTTCGATAACAACCTCTCCAGCACCGACACCGTGCGGTTCCAGGTGGAGACATTCAGCAGCGGGATCAGCGTCACGAAAGGGACGGGATCGCTCTACTGCCAGCGGAAGCTGGTTTTCTGCGACAGCATCAGCGCGACGGTGGATTCCACCTATCCATCGGCGGTTCGCTGCATCCGGTTTGCGGTGAACAACACCAATTCCCGAAGTGATGAGATTGAGAGAGTGGTGATGCGGTTCCGCAATGCTGGCACGCCGCGCCGGGTGGTGGCGGCATCGGGACCGGCTGGGTGGCAGGTGGCGTTCGGGGGGGATTCGGCGGTCTTCTTCGGCAACATTGTTTACCCGGGGGAACGCCTCCCTGGGTTCAGCGCGTGCTTGACGTTGGGAGACAGCACAACGAAGGACCCGCTTGGCATCTACTGGGAGACCTCCAACACCACGCGGAGCATCTGCCGGGACACGATCAAGGTGAATGCCATTATCACCCGTGGGTGCGATAACATCAGCGCGACCGAGCTTCCGGCAACCGAGCCGCAGATTGCTTGCTTCAAGGTTTCGCTGAACGCAGCCAACCAGTTCAACAAACCGGTGACGCGGTTTACGATTGCCATCCCGGGCACGAAGACCATCTTCACCAATGCCACAACGCCAAGCGGGTGGAAGTTGGTGGACGATGCGTTCCCATTGTTCGATCTTGATTTTGCCGACGGGAATTTGCCAATCGGCGGAACCGTGGCCACCGATGTCTGCTTTAACGTCTCGCAGCTTGGCAAGCCGCCGCTGGCAATCCCGGTGGTCTGGACAACCTACAGCGGAACAACGCTGATCTGCCAGGACACCTTGCGAATCGCCTATCAGGGGAATCAGGTGGACCCGGTGTGTGACACGATCACCATTGCCAACACCGCAACGGACCCTGAGCAGGGGAAATGCACGTATGCGATTACCATCAAGAATCGGCACAACAATCCAACCGGTCCAATCAATGGATTCCGCGTGAAGGTTACGGGGGGGAAGGGAGGCTTTGCCGCTGCCGATGCGGCAGGGGGGGGATGGACAGCAACGGTGGGGCGTAGCGAAGTTCAGTTTAGCGGAGGAGTGATTCCTGCTGGTGAGGAACGAAGCAGCTTCACCGTGG encodes:
- a CDS encoding SDR family oxidoreductase → MTSLSGSIAFITGATSGIGLACAQQLAKHGARLIVAARREERLQELAAQLRDAGTDVLPLRLDVRNQPAVQQAVDTLPEEWQAIDLLVNNAGLSRGLDTIQEGSLHDWEEMIDTNVKGLLYVSRAVLPGMILRGKGHVINIGSVAGHEVYPKGNVYCATKHAVAAITAGMRLDLLGTGVRVTTVDPGLVETEFSVVRFHGDQERAAAVYHGLTPLTPDDVADAVVYCATRPAHVAVAEMLLFPTAQASATQVSRRG